A single window of Cydia fagiglandana chromosome 25, ilCydFagi1.1, whole genome shotgun sequence DNA harbors:
- the LOC134676782 gene encoding uncharacterized protein K02A2.6-like, which produces MTASRIQRWAVILSAYDYEIEYVKTTDNCADGLSRLPETGRSEEATIPEQTYLHFAQEALLLDYNVVKLKTAKDAMLSRVLSYVRDGWPPECDIENLRPYFNRKQELYEKLGCLMWGHRVVIPESCRAKVLEIIHEPHMGIVKPKAMARSYVWWPGVDEAVEAACRACAVCAAHADQPPRHAPSAWTWPARPWARLHLDYLGPINGKMYLVVLDAMSKWIEVFQVPSTAASFTINILTELWSKYGLPKQLVSDNGPPFTSKEFKEHTSRNFIEHIFTAPYHPASNGACENAVKTVKRVIKKAISEQKPVSESLNTYLLHYRNTEHSSTGETPSMLLMNRRLRTRLDALKPDRGAKVLAAQKKQTEAAGGSHRRVEAGDTVWYRQYLQGEKWVPGTVSKELGRTNYKVIDKDGKEVHRHIDQLRRRTSRLSSLVGPNEGTTEEPVVSTEELGEGVGNGELEEEGEEEMWHDADREDPQPSPAKAPNAPVPPQTRPERHVRQCRVDNPPKYKY; this is translated from the coding sequence ATGACCGCTAGTAGAATACAGAGGTGGGCTGTTATTTTGTCCGCGTACGATTACGAGATAGAATACGTCAAAACTACAGATAACTGTGCGGACGGGTTGTCGCGGTTGCCGGAGACGGGGCGGTCGGAGGAGGCTACTATTCCGGAGCAGACATATTTACATTTCGCTCAAGAGGCTTTACTGCTAGATTACAATgtagtaaaattaaaaaccgCTAAGGACGCCATGCTCAGTAGGGTTTTATCGTACGTTAGGGACGGTTGGCCGCCAGAATGCGACATAGAAAACTTAAGGCCATATTTTAATAGGAAACAAGAGCTTTACGAAAAGCTCGGCTGCCTAATGTGGGGCCATAGAGTAGTGATACCGGAGAGCTGTAGGGCTAAAGTATTAGAAATAATTCACGAACCCCATATGGGTATCGTGAAACCTAAAGCGATGGCCCGTAGTTACGTTTGGTGGCCCGGGGTAGACGAGGCCGTGGAGGCGGCGTGCCGGGCGTGCGCGGTGTGCGCGGCGCACGCGGACCAGCCGCCGCGCCACGCGCCGAGCGCCTGGACTTGGCCCGCGCGGCCCTGGGCGAGGCTGCATTTAGATTACCTGGGACCTATTAACGGTAAAATGTATCTCGTCGTGCTAGACGCCATGTCGAAATGGATTGAGGTATTTCAAGTGCCAAGTACGGCCGCTAGCTTTACTATAAATATACTAACTGAATTGTGGAGTAAGTACGGTTTGCCTAAACAGTTGGTCTCAGACAATGGCCCACCGTTTACCAGCAAGGAATTTAAAGAACACACCAGTCGTAATTTTATTGAGCACATATTCACAGCGCCCTACCACCCCGCGTCCAATGGGGCCTGTGAGAACGCGGTTAAAACTGTGAAACGAGTGATAAAGAAAGCTATATCGGAACAGAAACCGGTTTCAGAAtctttaaatacttatttattgcaTTACCGTAACACGGAACATTCCTCGACGGGGGAAACTCCTTCTATGCTACTAATGAATCGTAGACTCCGCACTAGGTTAGACGCCTTAAAGCCAGATAGGGGGGCTAAGGTCTTAGCCGCACAGAAAAAACAGACGGAGGCGGCGGGAGGGTCGCACCGGAGGGTGGAGGCGGGAGACACAGTGTGGTACAGACAATACTTACAAGGCGAGAAATGGGTTCCAGGTACGGTTTCAAAAGAATTAGGGAGAACAAATTATAAGGTTATTGATAAGGATGGTAAGGAAGTGCACAGACATATCGATCAGTTGAGACGGAGGACAAGTAGGTTAAGTTCGCTGGTAGGGCCAAATGAAGGAACTACAGAGGAACCAGTGGTGAGTACCGAAGAGTTGGGTGAGGGCGTAGGTAATGGCGAGCTCGAAGAAGAAGGAGAAGAAGAGATGTGGCATGACGCCGACCGCGAAGATCCTCAGCCGAGCCCTGCTAAAGCGCCGAACGCACCTGTACCGCCCCAGACTCGCCCTGAGCGGCATGTGAGACAATGTCGTGTAGACAATCCTCCTAAGTATAAGTACTAG
- the LOC134676947 gene encoding uncharacterized protein LOC134676947: MFKVERDGGYGPRHEETKFKPQARESAGVCFCCGKQGHMRAECTLRGKFCSECGMKGHIFKMCNRNKGNWRMKTLNMADEVTTYNSTVTVTQEKCEQKNNTPGPELYDMFCISEQERIPSAKLSIQVSGNSLEFEVDTGPDVSNITFSIKEQYFPNLEIKQPNVISTKFDQSTSTPLSALEDLSLPYETVNVEKPIFYIVKDGLPRIIGKKWLSVLKLCLYYIILCNIIQFCRDGWPESNNLGIEYDYFSRNNEITMDQGCVLWGYRVIIPCSLTDEIMLELHASHLGITRIKEIARSYFWWLDFDKDINEISKNCKVCLQCNIQCIMFGRELRCRFSLLRPHPVAGLIDKRYLQQALKNNNDSEIFLSGEKGERLWV; this comes from the exons ATGTTCAAGGTAGAAAGGGACGGAGGCTATGGTCCGCGACATGAGGAGACCAAATTTAAACCACAGGCAAGAGAGAGCGCTGGAGTTTGTTTTTGTTGCGGAAAACAGGGGCACATGAGAGCTGAATGCACTTTGCGTGGGAAATTCTGTAGCGAATGTGGTATGAAGGGTCACATTTTCAAAATGTGTAACCGAAATAAAGGTAATTGGAGGATGAAAACCTTAAATATGGCTGATGAGGTGACAACTTACAATTCAACTGTTACTGTTACTCAGGAAAAGTGTGAGCAGAAAAATAACACTCCGGGCCCGGAACTCTATGATATGTTTTGTATTAGTGAACAAGAGAGGATCCCATCAGCAAAGCTAAGTATCCAAGTAAGTGGCAATTCTTTGGAGTTTGAGGTTGATACCGGACCAGATGTAAGTAACATTACCTTTTCTATTAAGGAGcaatattttccaaatttagaaATAAAGCAACCGAATGTAATTTCTacaaaatttgaccaatcaACCTCAACACCATTGAGTGCTTTGGAAGACTTAAGTTTGCCGTATGAAACTgttaatgtagaaaaaccaATATTTTATATTGTCAAGGATGGATTACCTAGAATTATTGGAAAAAAATGGCTCTCTGTACTTAAACTTTGTCTTTACTATATTATATTGTGTAACATCATTCAATTCTGTAGAGATGGATGGCCTGAGAGCAATAATTTAGGAATAGAATATGATTATTTTTCTAGAAATAACGAAATTACCATGGACCAG GGGTGTGTGTTGTGGGGTTATCGAGTTATTATACCTTGTTCGCTAACTGATGAAATAATGTTAGAGCTGCATGCCTCCCATCTGGGTATAACTAGAATAAAGGAGATAGCGCGCTCCTACTTTTGGTGGTTAGATTTCGATAAGGATATTAATGAGATATCTAAAAATTGTAAGGTTTGTCTACAATGTAATATACAATGTATAATGTTTGGCAGGGAGCTGAGGTGCCGTTTCTCACTGCTTAGGCCTCACCCAGTAGCTGGCTTAATTGATAAAAGATACTTACAACAGGcattgaaaaataataatgatagtGAAATATTTCTGTCCGGGGAGAAGGGGGAGAGGTTATGGGTTTAA
- the LOC134676785 gene encoding uncharacterized protein LOC134676785 has protein sequence METPTEPEDTQIKELTSLKVSQKGKKVILATAQIYVKDSSGSLVQLRALVDQGSEGTFITESAVQLLRLKKTFQPANITGLENQTSVPRYVVNLDIYSPIDTHYVMQVDAHVLSKINSWLPSKEFDISQWPALSQLQLADPHMQSPGPIDVLLGAEVYAFILLDGLHKYNDDKLIAQNSKLGWFVSGASQSRSDLPPHNIVAHHALIEVDQLLRKFWETEEYKPHEKPMTHLETQCEEHYKETHSRQEDGRYVVRLPFKDDHEKNLGDSRQIALQRLMHMEKRFANKPKFQKDYADFIDQYQKLNHLEDVDPQHKPTHKVYHLPHHAVIRESSSTTKLRVVFDGTAQPSNGSSLNDELLIGPSLLQDLRDLIIRWRTHKICLLADVKQMYRQILVAKEDVDYQRILWRASPQDEIVEKRLLTVTYGTSCAPFLAIRTLKQLAQDEKEEFPDLVEVISNDFYMDDLLTGANDVEQATRLQSRITQAMANGKFEMHKWASNSPDVLKNIPSAEKTNEPSVEIKLDDTIKALVCNTDQPIDGSVTCVSCNAR, from the exons ATGGAGACACCCACAGAACCTGAAGACACACAAATTAAGGAACTCACAAGTCTGAAGGTTTCACAAAAAGGCAAGAAAGTGATATTGGCCACGGCACAGATATATGTGAAGGATAGCAGTGGTTCTCTCGTACAACTTAGAGCCCTTGTTGACCAAGGCTCAGAAGGCACCTTCATTACGGAGTCTGCAGTGCAACTGCTGCGACTGAAGAAGACTTTCCAGCCAGCTAATATCACGGGTCTTGAAAATCAAACTTCAGTGCCACGATACGTCGTTAACTTAGATATTTACTCACCGATAGACACTCACTATGTAATGCAAGTTGACGCTCACGTACTCTCGAAGATTAATAGTTGGTTACCCTCAAAGGAGTTTGACATCTCACAATGGCCTGCCCTGTCCCAATTGCAACTAGCAGACCCTCACATGCAATCGCCGGGACCTATTGATGTTCTACTGGGCGCCGAGGTCTATGCATTTATTTTGCTAGACGGACTACACAAATATAACGATGACAAGCTTATAGCACAAAACTCTAAACTCGGATGGTTTGTCTCTGGAGCTTCTCAATCACGAAGTGATCTGCCACCTCACAATATCGTAGCACACCACGCACTTATCGAGGTAGATCAACTCCTACGCAAATTCTGGGAGACTGAAGAGTACAAGCCACATGAGAAACCTATGACACATCTTGAGACACAATGTGAAGAGCACTATAAAGAAACTCACTCGAGACAAGAAGATGGTCGTTACGTCGTACGCTTACCGTTTAAAGATGACCACGAAAAGAACTTGGGCGATTCTCGACAAATCGCACTACAGAGGCTGATGCACATGGAGAAGAGATTCGCAAACAAGCCTAAGTTTCAGAAAGATTATGCAGACTTCATAGATCAATATCAGAAGCTGAATCACTTAGAAGATGTAGACCCACAACATAAGCCAACTCACAAAGTCTACCATCTCCCACACCACGCTGTGATAAGAGAATCCAGCAGCACCACAAAGCTTCGTGTGGTCTTTGATGGCACTGCGCAGCCGTCAAATGGCTCATCTCTGAACGACGAATTACTCATAGGACCATCACTATTGCAAGACTTACGAGATCTCATTATTCGTTGGCGTACTCACAAGATATGTCTGCTTGCTGACGTGAAGCAAATGTATCGCCAAATACTCGTCGCTAAAGAAGATGTAGACTATCAGCGCATACTGTGGCGCGCATCTCCACAAGATGAAATCGTCGAGAAACGTTTGTTAACTGTGACATATGGTACGTCATGTGCTCCGTTCCTCGCTATTCGCACTCTGAAGCAGCTTGCACAAGATGAAAAAGAGGAATTCCCAGACTTAGTTGAAGTCATAAGTAATGACTTTTATATGGATGACTTACTCACAGGTGCGAATGACGTGGAACAAGCTACTAGGTTACAGAGTCGTATCACACAAGCTATGGCTAATGGTAAATTTGAGATGCACAAATGGGCATCCAACAGTCCTGACGTCTTGAAGAATATACCTAGCGCAGAAAAAACAAATGAACCAAGTGTCGAGATCAAGCTTGATGATACCATCAAAGCTTTAG TCTGCAACACCGATCAACCAATTGATGGGTCAGTTACCTGCGTGTCGTGTAACGCCAGATAA